A genomic segment from Candidatus Nanoarchaeia archaeon encodes:
- the lgt gene encoding prolipoprotein diacylglyceryl transferase, translated as MVFYYSLDPVLFHLGPLEIRWYGIIYVLGFVLAYFMLKYLVKLKKLPLSAKDIEDLMFYEMIGVVIGARIFYILFYNLSSYAANPLSVFAVWQGGLSFHGGLAGAFLAGWLFCRKRNFDYLALADLVVIPASLALSFGRIANFINGELVGRVATVPWAVQFPGYDGARHPSQLYESGKNILIFSMLWILKNREYKKGTLFAAFIILYSSLRFFIEFFRAPDPQLGFLVFGLTMGQILNIAMLMIGLWVFYKTR; from the coding sequence ATGGTCTTTTACTACAGCCTTGATCCGGTCCTCTTCCATCTTGGCCCATTGGAGATACGCTGGTATGGCATCATCTATGTTCTCGGCTTTGTGCTTGCCTACTTCATGCTGAAGTATCTGGTTAAGCTCAAGAAGCTGCCTCTCTCAGCAAAGGATATTGAAGACTTAATGTTCTACGAGATGATAGGAGTTGTGATTGGCGCAAGGATATTCTATATCCTCTTCTACAACCTATCATCGTATGCTGCGAATCCTCTCTCTGTATTTGCAGTCTGGCAGGGCGGCCTAAGTTTTCATGGCGGCCTGGCAGGCGCCTTTCTCGCAGGCTGGCTCTTCTGCAGAAAAAGAAACTTTGATTACCTGGCTCTTGCTGATCTCGTCGTCATCCCGGCAAGCCTTGCCCTTTCTTTTGGCAGGATTGCCAACTTCATCAACGGAGAGCTTGTCGGAAGAGTGGCCACTGTTCCCTGGGCAGTCCAGTTCCCTGGCTATGACGGAGCCAGGCATCCTTCCCAGCTCTATGAATCTGGAAAAAACATCCTCATCTTTTCTATGCTCTGGATTCTGAAGAACCGGGAGTATAAGAAGGGAACCCTCTTTGCAGCATTTATCATCCTCTATTCATCCCTCAGGTTTTTCATCGAGTTTTTCAGGGCCCCCGATCCCCAGCTGGGATTTTTGGTGTTTGGCCTGACCATGGGGCAGATCCTCAATATCGCGATGCTCATGATTGGGCTGTGGGTGTTCTACAAGACACGATGA
- a CDS encoding thioredoxin domain-containing protein encodes MNSDKLAMAGAGFLLVAVLGLVSSLDFLFPAPPLDLASLRVNATLLESLASDAPVTLLVFTDYGCGPCKSLYSVLERIKGGYGENVAIITKFMPSKDGKLETGLAAECGNDAFRMYLYLGQGKDPLAYAEMAGLGNETVLDCMRNTSTQDKVLEGIELGTKLGVTGLPTLFMNGVAVEGAASYSELKLLIDSELQ; translated from the coding sequence ATGAATTCCGACAAACTTGCTATGGCTGGTGCAGGATTCCTGCTTGTGGCAGTCCTTGGCCTTGTCAGCTCTCTTGATTTTCTTTTTCCTGCGCCTCCTCTTGATCTGGCAAGCTTAAGGGTGAATGCAACCCTGCTTGAATCCCTTGCTTCGGATGCGCCTGTCACGCTTCTGGTCTTTACCGACTATGGATGCGGCCCCTGCAAGTCCCTCTACTCCGTTCTTGAACGAATCAAGGGAGGATATGGCGAGAATGTCGCAATCATCACAAAGTTCATGCCATCCAAAGACGGCAAGCTTGAAACCGGCCTTGCTGCAGAGTGCGGGAATGATGCTTTCAGGATGTATCTCTACCTTGGCCAGGGCAAGGATCCTCTGGCCTATGCTGAGATGGCAGGCCTTGGCAATGAGACTGTTCTTGACTGCATGAGGAATACATCAACCCAAGACAAAGTTTTGGAGGGAATCGAGCTTGGAACAAAGCTCGGCGTTACAGGCCTTCCAACATTATTCATGAATGGGGTTGCTGTCGAAGGCGCTGCATCCTATTCAGAGCTGAAACTGCTTATTGATTCGGAGCTCCAATGA